In Bacilli bacterium PM5-9, the sequence ATAAACAAAGTTAATCTTAACCAATAAATATTATTAAACATAAAGAAAGTAAATTTTTGACCAATATTGTTTTCTAAAGTAGTTTTTAATAAACTATCCTTTTTGTCCAAGTCATTGACTTTTTTATCAAGGTCAACATCAACAACAATATCATTTTGATTTCTATTAACCTGATCATTATTATCAATAACCTTCTTATCATCCTCGTTAACATCATTTTCTATCTTTTTTGCAATCATATTAATCTTAATAGTTTTATTTAAAATATAGTTATTATTACCAGAAGATAAAAGAATATTAGCATAATACTCTCCACTCTTTAAAATACTATTATCATTTTCAAATAAGATATTATAATTATAAGAATTATTATTTTTATCTTTAATATTAGTAATCGTATACTTTTCAAAACCAACAATCGCATCGCCATTGCTAGATTTAATAGCATTTCTAACCATATTACTTTGGTTATACCAAACTTGGTTAAGGTTAAACGAGTTCTCATTAATAACTATCGTATTTTGATTACTAATCGAAAAAACATTATTTTTAGAAGCAATAGTATTTGTTGTAAGATAATTGTTTTCAACATTTAAATCATCTAAATTAACCTGACTTAAACTAGGTAAAGTAATTAACATATTATCCTTTAAATTTAATTTTCTTAATTGAACATTACTATTTAATGAACTTAAATATGTGATTTGATTATTTTCTAAGTCTAAAATTCTCAATTTAGTTAGTTTATTAATTTTTGATGATACTACATTTAAATCATTACCACTTAGATACAATTCTTTTAATGTAGGTAATAAATCAATATTGTTTAAAGAATTAATACCATTATTATTTAAAATAAGAACCTCCAGTTTAGATAAAGATTTAATGTTTTTTGGAATGCTTTTAATCATATTGTTAGCTAAGTTTAATCTTTTTAAATTAGGCAAATTAGTTATACTATTTGGAATCGCAACTACTTTAGCACTATTAATTGTTAAACTCTCAATATTATTTTTATTTTTAATACTTTCAAAATCCTTTAAATTATTACAATATACTACTTTATTATTTGAATTTGAAAAGGCACAGCCACTTGCTGCACTTATAGAATTATGAAAAATAGTTAAATAACAGATACTAAAAAAAATTAAAGTTATTTTTTTCATAAACCCATACCCTTTCTAAAGCATATCATCAAAAACAAATTCTAAAACAATGCCATTATCCTTATTTTTCATACTAACATCTCCACCAAGTTCAGCAGTAAGTCTTTTAATTGTAAACAATCCCGTACCAAGTCCATCATGATTGTCAGAAATACGATAAAATAATTTGAAAATATTTTCTAATTGTTCCTCTTCAAACTGTTTTGCATCATTATAAAAACTTAAATAACATTTATTATTTTCTTTATAACAAGATATTTCAACAAGACCATTTTCTTTTCCATAAGCATAAATATTAGAAAAAGCATTATGAATAATCTGTGTTATTGATAATTTATTAGTATTAATAATAACCTTTTCATCAAAATCTAAAATAACTTGATAATTCTTGCTTTTATATTGATGTATAAATTTATTATAGTTGTCCAATAAAATAGCAATTAAATCAATCTCTTCATTTTTTAAAAACATATTAGTGTTATCCTGATATACTAATTCACCAATATCATTTATATCATTAAGAAGTTTTTGGTTAATTAGTTTAATTTCATTTAAATTATTATTAATTAAATATTGATCATTACTATCCTTTAATATTTCATTAATATACAAGTTTTCATTAACAATCGGTGATTTCAAATTATGTGTTAGTGAAGCAACCATTCTTGTACGATAAACCATTTCTTCATTTTTTAATTGTAAGTTTTTTTCTAGTTCTGTATAGCTATAATTTGTTTTTTCTAAATAATTACTTAAATCTTGCGCAAAGAATGCTAATCTTTTTGATAGTTGATCATATTCAAAACTATCATTTTTTTGGTTGATACTATCTAATTGATACTTACTAATTTTAATAATATTTTCTTTTAGTCTTTGAATAGGTTTTAATAGTTCTTTATAGAAAATAATGATTGCTAAAATATTAAAGCCTATTGTAAGTAAAATAATAGTAATTAATAAAACAATCCACGTATCAAAAACCTCTTGTGGTGAGATGTTATATTGAACAAACCAAACATTATATTTCTTATTATTTTTTTTAACACTATAATATTCTTCATAAGAAATAGCATTCCTATTTAAAGATTGTTGTAAATCAGTTTCTTGAGACATTGGAATTGTTGAATATATAATTTTTGATAAATTAACATCATAAACTAAAAATTCTACTGAGTAAGTAGATTTGATATTATTAAATTTATTAATGTCTTCAGTTTCAATACCTTCATCTATTAATGATTTAGCAAGCTCAATTTGTTTATTTTGCTTATTGGCATATTCTTGAGGTAATTGAGTAATAGAGTAAACTGATAAGACTATTGTAAGACAAAATAAGACAACAACTACAACAAATGCCCTACGCCATAAAATTGAACGCTTATTATTCATGCCAACGATAACCAATACCACGAACAGAAACAATTGATGATAAAGCTAATTTAGAACGTAAGTTTTTAATATGTGCATCAACTGTTCTTAAATCAACATGCAATGAATCTGCAGGTACTTTCCATACTTTTTCAATTATTTGTTCTCTTGATAATAATTGATTTTTATTTTTCAATAAATAAACTAATAAATCAAATTCAAGCATTGTTAAGTGAACTTCAACATCATCTTTTTTAACAATTCTATTTTCTCTATCAATTTTTATTTGTTCAACATCACTTTTAATTGTTTTAATACTCATTGATGTTTTTTTATCTTGAATTAATCTTTTAATTCTCTCAACTAATATTTCAAATGAAACATCTTTTTTCACATAATCATCAACACCAACTTGTAAACCACGAACTTCATCACTTGGGTTTGTTGAATTAGTTAAAATGATTACCTTTGCATCTTCTCGATATACCTTTAACATCTCAGCGATTTGATTACCATTTAACTTATCTAAATACAAATCAGCAATCACTAAATCATAATTGATCTTTTTTGCCATTTCTAATCCCTCAATACTACTTGAAGAATAATCAACATTATAGTTAAGTTCTTTTAATAAATCTATAATCATTCTTGCATATTCAGTATCATCATCAATGAATAGAATTTTTTTCATGTATTTACACATCCTTCACATTGTTCGTTTTTCAATCACTTTTGTTACATATAAATAATACCATAGTCATCATTCATTATCAATGAAATTTATATTATAAAAACTTCACACACAATTCACAAAAATCGTAGTTTAGCTTTGTTATGAACACATTAGCTAGATTGCTATTTTCATAAAAATATTATATTATAATAACGTATAATATTGATAATGTGGGTGTTTTTATGGTAAAGAAAAATCTCTTTAATGAGTTATGTGATAAAAGAAATACTTTTTTTAATGAAGAACAATCTTTTATAATGACAAAGATATTTACTAATTTATTATTCGTATTAATGATTATCTTTGTTCTTAGTTCTTTATTAATCATTATTATAGAAGATATTTTTTTAGTAAACTCTAATCTTTCATTTAATGATTATCTATCACTATGCTTTGGCAATATTTGCTTTTATTATTGCTTTGTATTCATTAAAGAAAAAGTAATTCCATATTATAAAAATAATCCTTTATTTTTAATTGGAATCATTTATCCAGCATTTTTTAACGCCTCAATTATTCAAAATATTTTATATAATTTTAATTTTAACATTGATATAAAATTACTAGTAATGATTTTAAGTATTTTTACTTATTATCAATTATTAAACATTTATTATAAAAAGAGGTGGTCAAGTGAATAAAAAGATATTAATTAGTGCCATTGCAGGTGTATCTGTTATAATAATAATCTTTTTTATTTTTTTCTATTCACCTTCACAATATAAAAATAAAATTACAACAAACACACATAAAATAAATGCTTTTTCCACAAAAAGCGAAGTTGCTAGGATTGTTGTTTTTAGTGACTTACATCTATTATATGATTATAAAGTTACTGACTTAAAAAAAGTTGTTGATAAAATAAATGGTGTTGAACCAGATATTGTAATATTTAATGGGGATTTATTCGATAATAAGTCTTATCAAAAAAACAAAACACAAAATACTAATATAATCAAAACACTAAAAGAACTTCAACCAATTTATGGGAAATTTGCGATTTTAGGTGATCAGGACAATGCAAACAAAGATGCAAGTAAAATTTTAGTTGATAGTGATTTTGAAATCTTGACTAATACAGCTAGAAATATTAAAATTAATAGTAAGCATTTTAATATTATTGGTCTATATAATAATGGTAAACAGACAAGTGTTTTAAAAAAGCTAAATGATAAAACATTTAACTTCACATTATCTCATTCACCCGAAATTATTGAATCAATAAAAAATTATAAAATAAACACTATAGTAACATCGCATACTCTTGGAGGACAATATAATATTCCAATCTATGGCAGCATTTTCAGCAATATTAAAAGTGTTCCATATTATAAAGGTTATTCA encodes:
- a CDS encoding hypothetical protein (product_source=Hypo-rule applied; cath_funfam=3.80.10.10; cleavage_site_network=SignalP-noTM; pfam=PF13855; smart=SM00369; superfamily=52058; transmembrane_helix_parts=Outside_1_379,TMhelix_380_402,Inside_403_417); protein product: MKKITLIFFSICYLTIFHNSISAASGCAFSNSNNKVVYCNNLKDFESIKNKNNIESLTINSAKVVAIPNSITNLPNLKRLNLANNMIKSIPKNIKSLSKLEVLILNNNGINSLNNIDLLPTLKELYLSGNDLNVVSSKINKLTKLRILDLENNQITYLSSLNSNVQLRKLNLKDNMLITLPSLSQVNLDDLNVENNYLTTNTIASKNNVFSISNQNTIVINENSFNLNQVWYNQSNMVRNAIKSSNGDAIVGFEKYTITNIKDKNNNSYNYNILFENDNSILKSGEYYANILLSSGNNNYILNKTIKINMIAKKIENDVNEDDKKVIDNNDQVNRNQNDIVVDVDLDKKVNDLDKKDSLLKTTLENNIGQKFTFFMFNNIYWLRLTLFMLIIAMLITVVLLLRKTLKTEKSVENIIS
- a CDS encoding signal transduction histidine kinase (product_source=COG0642; cath_funfam=1.10.287.130,3.30.565.10; cog=COG0642; pfam=PF02518; smart=SM00387; superfamily=47384,55874; transmembrane_helix_parts=Inside_1_11,TMhelix_12_34,Outside_35_140,TMhelix_141_163,Inside_164_457), producing the protein MNNKRSILWRRAFVVVVVLFCLTIVLSVYSITQLPQEYANKQNKQIELAKSLIDEGIETEDINKFNNIKSTYSVEFLVYDVNLSKIIYSTIPMSQETDLQQSLNRNAISYEEYYSVKKNNKKYNVWFVQYNISPQEVFDTWIVLLITIILLTIGFNILAIIIFYKELLKPIQRLKENIIKISKYQLDSINQKNDSFEYDQLSKRLAFFAQDLSNYLEKTNYSYTELEKNLQLKNEEMVYRTRMVASLTHNLKSPIVNENLYINEILKDSNDQYLINNNLNEIKLINQKLLNDINDIGELVYQDNTNMFLKNEEIDLIAILLDNYNKFIHQYKSKNYQVILDFDEKVIINTNKLSITQIIHNAFSNIYAYGKENGLVEISCYKENNKCYLSFYNDAKQFEEEQLENIFKLFYRISDNHDGLGTGLFTIKRLTAELGGDVSMKNKDNGIVLEFVFDDML
- a CDS encoding two-component system response regulator VanR (product_source=KO:K18344; cath_funfam=1.10.10.10,3.40.50.2300; cog=COG0745; ko=KO:K18344; pfam=PF00072,PF00486; smart=SM00448; superfamily=52172), whose product is MKKILFIDDDTEYARMIIDLLKELNYNVDYSSSSIEGLEMAKKINYDLVIADLYLDKLNGNQIAEMLKVYREDAKVIILTNSTNPSDEVRGLQVGVDDYVKKDVSFEILVERIKRLIQDKKTSMSIKTIKSDVEQIKIDRENRIVKKDDVEVHLTMLEFDLLVYLLKNKNQLLSREQIIEKVWKVPADSLHVDLRTVDAHIKNLRSKLALSSIVSVRGIGYRWHE
- a CDS encoding hypothetical protein (product_source=Hypo-rule applied; superfamily=81345; transmembrane_helix_parts=Inside_1_28,TMhelix_29_51,Outside_52_60,TMhelix_61_83,Inside_84_94,TMhelix_95_117,Outside_118_126,TMhelix_127_145,Inside_146_152), whose protein sequence is MVKKNLFNELCDKRNTFFNEEQSFIMTKIFTNLLFVLMIIFVLSSLLIIIIEDIFLVNSNLSFNDYLSLCFGNICFYYCFVFIKEKVIPYYKNNPLFLIGIIYPAFFNASIIQNILYNFNFNIDIKLLVMILSIFTYYQLLNIYYKKRWSSE
- a CDS encoding putative MPP superfamily phosphohydrolase (product_source=COG1408; cath_funfam=3.60.21.10; cog=COG1408; ko=KO:K07098; pfam=PF00149; superfamily=56300; transmembrane_helix_parts=Inside_1_4,TMhelix_5_27,Outside_28_271) — protein: MNKKILISAIAGVSVIIIIFFIFFYSPSQYKNKITTNTHKINAFSTKSEVARIVVFSDLHLLYDYKVTDLKKVVDKINGVEPDIVIFNGDLFDNKSYQKNKTQNTNIIKTLKELQPIYGKFAILGDQDNANKDASKILVDSDFEILTNTARNIKINSKHFNIIGLYNNGKQTSVLKKLNDKTFNFTLSHSPEIIESIKNYKINTIVTSHTLGGQYNIPIYGSIFSNIKSVPYYKGYSLVNEIGVYNTNGIGIYQSSMRFMAPSSIELFILN